GCGATCGTGCCGCTCCGCGCCCCCGACGGCCCGCGCGCGCTCACCGGCACCTCGTGCGATCGCGTCTACGCGACGAGCGCGCAGGCCGTCTGCCTCACCGCCGACCGAGGGATCGTCACCACGTACCAGGCGAAGCTGCTCGACACCGCCTGGAAGCCCACCCGCGACCTGCCGCTGACCGGCATACCGAGCCGGGCGAGGCTGTCGCGGGACGGCAGCCTCGTCGCCACGACCACGTTCGTCTTCGGCGACTCGTACGCCAACCCCGGCCAGTTCTCCACCCGCACGGTGGTCAGCCGCACCGCCGGCGGCGTGGTCGGCGACATCGAGACGTTCAAGCTGACGGCCGGCGGCCGCGAGATCACCGCGATCGACAAAAACCTGTGGGGCGTCACCTTCGTCGACGACGACACCTTCTACGCCACGGCGGCGTCAGGAAAGAAGACCTGGCTGGTGCGCGGCACCCTGTCCAGCAAGACCGTAACCGCACTGCGCGAGGACGCCGAGTGCCCCTCACTGTCACCGGACGGCACCCGCATAGCGTTCAAGCGCCACGGCAACCTTCCGGCCGGCCAGTGGCGGCTAGCGGTGTACGACCTGGCCAGCGGCCGCGAGACGCTGCTAGCCGAGACCCGCAGCGTGGACGACCAGGCCGAGTGGCTGGACGACAGCACCATCCTCTACGGCCTGGCCCGCGGCGACGCCGGCTCGGCCAGCAGCGACATCTGGCGCGTGCCCGCCGACGGCAGCGGCGCACCCCAACTCCTGGTCAAGGACGCCTGGTCCCCCGCCGTAGTCCGCTGACCCGCCCACGCTGCCTCACCGCTTCGCAGCCGGCCAGCTCACGGCTCCCGGGCGACCCGTTCCAGGTCCGGCCCGGCAGGAAGCCCGGGGTCTCGCCACACTGCCTCTCAAGCTGGGCGCACGGATGCGCCCAGGGTTTCGGACACCGCGCCCGGCTCGTCGCGACCCCGCCCTGCCCGGATCCAAAGGCGGCGGTCGGCCGCAGCCAGGGGATTCGGATCGCCGGCTTCACGGATTGCGCCGACACTGCCGCCGTTCAAGGACCGGTCTCGGTCCGTGGGCGCATTGGTGCGCCCAGGTTGAGAGCCGCGTGCAGTGCGACACCCACTCGACGCCCGGGAGCGACCCGAGTGGGGCGGGCGGGGGCTGCGGACGGAGCGGCGGTCCAGAGCTACGCCGGGCGGTCTGGCCACGTCGAGGGGTGGGCGGCTCGCGGGCGGCGACTGGGGAGCTTGCGGGACCGCGGAGGGTGAGGCCGCGGGAGCAACGGTCTGGACCACGGCGGACGTCGCGGTAGCTCGCTGCTCCTTTGGGCTTGGGTGCTCCTACTCGGCGGTGGCGCCGACAGTGCGCAAGGAGCGTAGGACGCCGCGCATGCGGTAGCCGAGCAGTGCGATTGTCGCCAGTGCGGCCGCGCCCGCTATGGAGAGCACGACCAGGTCGATCGAGCTTAGGCGGGCGGCGAGTAGGGCGATGGCGGCGACCGCTAGTGCGCCGGCTGCGGGTAGGGCCAGGCGCCAGGTGAACGAGCCGGGCGGGATGCCCACCCGGCGCATCTCGTAGAGGTAGATCGGCAGCACGATGAGCAGGGCGACGGCTACCTGGGCGGCGCCGGCGCCCCACAGGCCGCCGGCGGTGGCGCCGAACCACAGGGCGGGCACGAGCGCGACTAGCCAGATCACCTGGACTGTGAAGACCACGCGGGTGTTGGCGATGACCACGAAGTAGTCGTATACGAGCTCGAAAACGATCCGGGCGGCGGCTAGGACGGCTAGCCAGACCAGCACGGGGGCTGAGGGCTGCCAGACGCCGCCGTAGACGAAGCGGATCAGCGGGTCGGCGACGGCGGCGAGCAGCACGCACGCCGGCAGCGTCACGGAGGCGAGCAGGCCGGCGGTGGACAGGAAGGCGGTGCGCATGGCCGGCGCGTCGCCCTGGAGGCGGGCCAGGGCGGCCGGTGCGACGGCGCGTACGGGCTGGGAGAAGATGCTGATCGGCCAGTTGGAGAGGTTGACGGCGAGCACGTAGTAGCCGAGCGCGACAGGGCCCAGCAGCGCGCCGACCATCAGGCGGTCGACGTTGGTGGCGGCGAAGACGACGATGCTCGAACCGGCCAGCGGCAGCCCGAAGCGGAGCAGCTCGCGGGCTTTGCGGCGGTTGAAGCCGAAGCGCAGCCCCTCGGGCGCGAAGCGGAAGAACAGGATCGCGCCGGCGAGCGCGCCGGTGAGCTGGCCGACCGCCAGGCTCATCGCGCCCAGGCCGGCCACCGCGCAGCCGATGGAGGTCAGCGCGCTCGACCAGTTGGTGGTCAGGTCGGCGACCGTCTTGCGGTCCTGGCGGAAGCCGCGCTGGAGCAGGGCGACCGGTGTGGCGACGAGACCGCTGATGATCACGCTCAGTGCGAGCACCCGGATCACCGGGGTGGCGGTCGGGTCGCCCATCGCGTCCGCGAAGAAAGGTGCGCCGAAGAAGCAGACGGCGTACACGAAGCAGCTGGCCGCGACCGAGATGGTGGCCACGGTCGGGGCGATCTCGCGCGGCTCGCCGGGCCACCGCACGATCGCAAGGCTCACGCCGAGCTCGTTGAAGCTGAGCACGGCAAGCAGCGCCACCATCGCGACGGCGAACGTGCCGAACTCCTCCGGGCCGAGAATGCGGGCCAGCGCGATGCCGATGACCAGCGTGCTCAGCCGGCCGAACGCCGTGCTCGCGAAGCTCCACCCGAGAGCGCGACCCGCCTTGGCGAACAGCGACGCGTCCTCGGCCACCTTGAGGCTCATGCGCGGCCCCGCCGCAGCCGCTGGCGGACCGACTCGGGCAGCATGTCGGCCGCCGCCTTGTGCATCGCGACGCGCGCGGCCTCGCCGACCCGGCGGCCGGCGGGCTGGTGCTGCTCCAGCGCCCGGGTGTACACCTCGGAGAGCTTGTCCGCCGCCGCCTTGAGGCTGAAGCGCTCGACGATCAGCCGGCGCGACCAGTCGCTCAGCCGGGCCCGGCGATCGGGATCGGCGGCGAGCACGCGAATCTGCTCGGCCAGCGGCGCGTCGTCAAGGTCGCCGTCGCCGATGCCCCAAAAGCCGGCGCTGAGGAAGTGGTCGAGCGTCTCCGGCGTGCACTCGCGGGACCAGCCCTGGATCCCCAGCACGATCAGCGGGCGCCCGAACGACATCGCCCGCAGCGCCGAACCGCCCATGCCGAGCGCGATGTCCATGCCCGCGTAGGCCGGCCGCGGGTCCTCCAGCGCACCCGGCAGCAGGATGGCCTGGCGACCGAGGGCGTCGTTGACCCGCGCGGCCTCGGCCCGCAGGTCGGCGGCGGACGGGCCGGTGCCGACCACGACAAGCCGCAGCCGCTCGTCGTCGAGGCGGCGCAGCGCGGCCATGGCCCGCAGGATCCCCTCGGCCTTCATGTCCGGCTCCAGCCGGGAGACGACGCCGAGCAGGATCTCGTCGTCGCCGATGCCGAGCGTCTCCCGGAAGATCCGGCCGTCGACCGCCGCGGCGTCGTCGGCGTCGGTGTTGACGGGCGGCTCGATCAGCGTCGGCGGCGCCCGGAACGCGGCGGCCTCGTCGACCAACTCCTGGG
The window above is part of the Phytohabitans houttuyneae genome. Proteins encoded here:
- a CDS encoding glycosyltransferase family 4 protein — encoded protein: MRLLVGLHHLELGGSQLNALDFALTMREHGHDVAVFGVHTGVPGPVAEMAQSAGLPVTLVRHPVERHRAVVPYRRAVSRGLTAAARAHRADLVHVYEFPLALDAFDGPHLRLGLPVVVTIYGMAVPRWLPRYPELIVGTQELVDEAAAFRAPPTLIEPPVNTDADDAAAVDGRIFRETLGIGDDEILLGVVSRLEPDMKAEGILRAMAALRRLDDERLRLVVVGTGPSAADLRAEAARVNDALGRQAILLPGALEDPRPAYAGMDIALGMGGSALRAMSFGRPLIVLGIQGWSRECTPETLDHFLSAGFWGIGDGDLDDAPLAEQIRVLAADPDRRARLSDWSRRLIVERFSLKAAADKLSEVYTRALEQHQPAGRRVGEAARVAMHKAAADMLPESVRQRLRRGRA
- a CDS encoding TolB family protein, with the translated sequence MSQRWRVAILVAVLLVTALGATGFVLRERRAQERQEAAAPAVAVREDLAEVRGEPHLVFRNTALGTGYGDVAIVPLRAPDGPRALTGTSCDRVYATSAQAVCLTADRGIVTTYQAKLLDTAWKPTRDLPLTGIPSRARLSRDGSLVATTTFVFGDSYANPGQFSTRTVVSRTAGGVVGDIETFKLTAGGREITAIDKNLWGVTFVDDDTFYATAASGKKTWLVRGTLSSKTVTALREDAECPSLSPDGTRIAFKRHGNLPAGQWRLAVYDLASGRETLLAETRSVDDQAEWLDDSTILYGLARGDAGSASSDIWRVPADGSGAPQLLVKDAWSPAVVR
- a CDS encoding lipopolysaccharide biosynthesis protein gives rise to the protein MSLKVAEDASLFAKAGRALGWSFASTAFGRLSTLVIGIALARILGPEEFGTFAVAMVALLAVLSFNELGVSLAIVRWPGEPREIAPTVATISVAASCFVYAVCFFGAPFFADAMGDPTATPVIRVLALSVIISGLVATPVALLQRGFRQDRKTVADLTTNWSSALTSIGCAVAGLGAMSLAVGQLTGALAGAILFFRFAPEGLRFGFNRRKARELLRFGLPLAGSSIVVFAATNVDRLMVGALLGPVALGYYVLAVNLSNWPISIFSQPVRAVAPAALARLQGDAPAMRTAFLSTAGLLASVTLPACVLLAAVADPLIRFVYGGVWQPSAPVLVWLAVLAAARIVFELVYDYFVVIANTRVVFTVQVIWLVALVPALWFGATAGGLWGAGAAQVAVALLIVLPIYLYEMRRVGIPPGSFTWRLALPAAGALAVAAIALLAARLSSIDLVVLSIAGAAALATIALLGYRMRGVLRSLRTVGATAE